The following DNA comes from Croceicoccus sp. YJ47.
GTGGCCTGCCCTTGCGATGGAAGCTCGGGACCATATGATATTGTTGCATGGCTCGTGCTGACAGGCAGATTTACCGTGCATGCTGTTACAAAACTCCCAACAAAAGTTGGAATTTTGGGCTCTGTTGCAAAAATCGTGAAGCTTGAGCATGCTTGGCGGAGATTGGACGGACGGAACGATGACGGATTTCAAGTGGCGCCATTTCCAGGGTGATGTGATCCTGTGGGCGGTGCGCTGGTATTGTCGCTATCCGATCAGCTATCGCGACCTTGAGGAAATGCTGGCGGAACGCGGCATTTCGGTCGACCATACGACGATCTATCGCTGGGTCCAGTGCTACGCCCCGGAGATGGAGAAGCGGCTGCGCTGGTTCTGGCGGCGTGGCTTTGATCCGAGCTGGCGCCTGGATGAAACCTACGTCAAGGTGCGGGGCAAGTGGACCTACCTGTACCGGGCAGTCGACAAGCGGGGCGACACGATCGATTTCTACCTGTCGCCGACCCGCAGCGCCAAGGCAGCGAAGCGGTTCCTGGGCAAGGCCCTGCGAGGCCTGAAGCACTGGGAAAAGCCTGCCACGCTCAATACCGACAAAGCGCCGAGCTATGGTGCAGCGATCACCGAATTGAAGCGCGAAGGAAAGCTGGACCGGGAGACGGCCCACCGGCAGGTGAAGTATCTCAATAACGTGATCGAGGCCGATCACGGAAAGCTCAAGATACTGATCAAGCCGGTGCGCGGTTTCAAATCGATCCCCACGGCCTATGCCACGATCAAGGGATTCGAAGTCATGCGAGCCCTGCGCAAAGGACAGGCTCGCCCCTGGTGCCTGCAGCCCGGCATCAGGGGCGAGGTGCGCCTTGTGGAGAGAGCTTTTGGCATTGGGCCCTCGGCGCTGACGGAGGCCATGGGCATGCTCAACCACCATTTCGCAGCAGCCGCCTGATCGGCGCAGAGCGACAGCCTACCTCTGACTGCCGCCAATCTTTGCAACAGAGCCCCTCCGAGCAAGCTCTCACCACACTTAATAGGCCAGTTTTTTAGGCAATACGTTAAGTTTCACGCCTACGGGTGGTTTACATACCCGCACCTCCTTCACTATACTATTGCCAAATACGAAATACAGTTTCGTACATCGGAACAAGCATGGCAACAACATGACATCTCCGCGGGACGTGGCGGTGACTTGAAGGCGCCCTGCAGCAGCCTCAAGCAGTCCAGCAATGACGATGGCGGGTTGCCGCAAGTGTCCGAAAAGCACCAGAGCGAAAAGTCACCAGATCAATCAGCAAAGAGAGAGAAACATGCCTTTGAACAACTCAATCTTATTTCGCCAGCAGGCCTACATTGATGGCGCCTGGGTAGACGCAGACAACGGCCAGACCATCCAGGTCAACAACCCAGCCACCGGCGAGATCATAGGTACTGTTCCGAAGATGGGCGCCAGTGAAACGCGCCGGGCAATCGAAGCTACTGACCGCGCGCTACCGGCTTGGCGCGCCCTAACAGCCAAAGAGCGTGCAGCGAAACTGCAACGCTGGTTTGAGTTGATGATGGCGAACCAGGAGGAGCTTGCTCACCTGATGACACTGGAACAGGGCAAACCCCTCGTTGAGTCTCGTGGCGAGATCGCCTATGCCGCTTCGTACATCGAATGGTTCGCCGAGGAAGGTAAGCGCGTTTACGGCGACATAATCCCAAGCCACCAGCCTGACAAACGCCTACTAACACTCAAACAGCCAATAGGGGTCACCGCGGCCATCACACCATGGAACTTCCCCACAGCAATGATCACCCGCAAGGCAGGTCCGGCATTGGCAGCCGGATGCACCATGGTGATTAAGCCGGCTTCCCAAACACCTTTCTCGGCACTGGCTATGGCGGCTTTGGCTGAGCTGGCCGGCATTCCTCGCGGAGTGTTGAGCGTTGTGACCGGCAGCGCTGGTGAGGTTGGCCGCGAGCTGACCAGTAACCCGATCGTGCGCAAGCTGTCATTCACTGGTTCCACCGAGATCGGCCGCCAACTGATGGCTGAGTGCGCAAATGACATTAAAAGGGTGTCTCTGGAACTTGGTGGAAACGCCCCCTTCATCGTCTTTGAAGATGCGGATCTGGATGCGGCCGTGGAAGGAGCGTTGGTCTCGAAGTACCGCAACGCAGGTCAGACATGCGTTTGCGCGAACCGTCTATATATCCACGACAGCGTCTATGACGCGTTTACCGACAAGCTCAAGGCTGCAGTAGCGAAGCTGAAGGTCGGTAATGGTCTCAGCGATGGCATAACGACTGGCCCGCTTATCGATGAAAAAGCTGTGGCCAAGGTGGAGGAACACATCAAGGACGCGGTTGCTTTGGGGGCTCAAGTAGCTGCTGGCGGCAATCGACTGAACGGCAATTTCTTCGAACCAACAATCCTGGTGAACGTCCCCAAGAATGCGAAAGTTGCCAAAGAGGAAACCTTCGGGCCTCTGGCGCCGCTGTTCCGCTTCACTGACGAGAACGATGTGATTACACAAGCCAACGACACAGAGTACGGCCTGGCAGCGTACTTCTACGCACGCGATCTGGGCCGCGTATTTCGCGTTGGCGAGGCTTTGGAGTACGGCATCGTAGGGGTCAATACCGGAATCATTTCTGCAGAGACGGCCCCTTTCGGCGGTATCAAGGCGTCTGGAATTGGGCGTGAAGGTTCCAAGTACGGCATCGAAGACTACCTCGAAATCAAGTACCTCTGCCTTGGCGGTATTTGACTAGACGTTGAGCCTTTGTCCTAGGTGGTGAAGCGAGCAGGTCCATAGCGCCCTACCCTCCTTAATCACCAGAGCGAGGCTCATCGTTAACAACTGATGAGCAACTCCACCAAAGCCAGGAGGTTATCCACCTGTACTTTGCCGAGCTCACCCAAGCCCTACCAACGGAGCAGTTAGCTATGAACCAGTCGAATCTATCTCTTGCTGAAAAGGACGTTCAGCATCAACTCCACCCATACACTGATGCCCGGCTGCACCAAGAAGTGGGCCCGCTGATCATTGATCGTGGCGAGGGGGTCTACGTTTTTGACGATCAGGGCAAACGTTATATCGAGGCGATGTCAGGTCTTTGGAGTGTGGCGCTGGGCTTCAGCAATGAGCGCTTGATCAAAGCTGCAGAGCAGCAATTACGCAAGTTGCCTTTCTATCACATTTTTACCCACAAAGCGCACAGCCCCAGCATCGAGTTAGCGGAGAAGCTTATCGAGCTCGCACCTGTGCCGATGAGCAAAGTATTCTTCACGAATTCGGGCTCTGAGGCCAACGATACCGTCGTGAAGATGATCTGGTATCGCAACAACGCGATCGGAAAGCCAGCCAAGAAGAAGTTCATTAGTCGTCTGAATGCATACCACGGCATTACTACTGTTAGTGCCAGCCTGACCGGTTTGCCAGTTAATCAGCGTGGCTTTGATGTGCCACTACCAGGCTTCCTTCACGTCGGCTGCCCGCACCACTACCGCCATGCCAAGCCTGATGAGACTGAAGAACAGTTTGCGGATCGCCTAGCGGCTGAGCTGGAAAGCGTCATTCTCAGAGAGGGCCCGGAGACCGTCGCAGCGTTCTATGGCGAGCCGCTGATGGGCGCGGGAGGCGTGATTGTCCCGCCTCGCACCTATTGGGACAAAATTCAGGCGGTTTGCCGCAAGTACGACATCCTAGTGGTAGCCGATGAGGTCATCTGTGGCTTCAGCCGAACAGGTAAGATGTTCGGCTGCGAGACCTTCGGAATCCAGCCGGATGTCATGGTTGTCTCCAAACAACTGTCCTCATCATACCAACCGATTGCTGCGATTTTGATCAACGACAAGCTCTTCGAAGGGATTGCGGATCAGAGCCGTGCCTTCGGGGTGCTTGGTCACGGGTTCACTGGCAGCGGCCATCCGGTTGCGAGCGCTGTCGCCCTGGAGAACATCAAGATTATCCAAGAGGAAAGCTTGGTCGAGCACGCTGCCGAAATGGGTGAATTGCTTCACGCCAAGTTGGCACACTTTGCAGATCACCCGCTGGTAGGAGAAGTACGTGGCCGTGGTCTCATCGCTGCGGTGGAACTCGTTACCGATCGCAAGACCAAGGCACCGCTGGAAACGGTTGGCAAGATGGGGCGCTACCTGGCTGGGCGTGCGCAGGAGCACGGCATGATTACACGGCCGATTGGTGATTCGATCGCGTTCTGTCCGCCATTGATTTCTACCGCGGCAGAAATCCAACTGGTAGTCGATACTTTTAGTCGAGCACTTGAAGATACCGACCACTGGCTCAGCCAGGGTGTGAAATAAAGCCTTCGTTACCGGATGAAAAGGTGCCCACATACCGGCATTGCTCAGACCACCGTGCAAGCTGGTATGCCGGTACAACTCTTCAAGACTAGCGGGGGCGCCACACTAGCGCCTTACACTCACGACGCGCCCGGTCTCCTCGACAAGATCTTGCATTGAGCACAGACGTGGCGTCCGTTCATAGCGCCGCTTTCAAGTAACGGTATCGCACCACAAAGTCCTGGCCTTTCGAGGTCGCCCTATCCCTTAAGGTAAAGTAATGAGCGACACACCTTCGGCACCCGCCGCCATCGTTCTCAGTACCCGGCACGGCGATATGCTCTGCATCACTGTCAACAACCCGCCGGTCAACGCCATCTCCTCCGCTATTCGTCACGGACTGAAGGAGGCGGTCGAGGCCGCCGATGTCGATGATTCAGTCAAGGCCATCGTCATCGTTGGCGAGGGCGCCAACTTCGTGGCTGGAGCTGATATCCGAGAATTCGGCCAGCCGCCACAACCGCCTTCGCTGCCAGAGGTGTGCAATCGTATCGAGGCCTGCGGGAAGCCAGTAGTTGCTGCTATTCGTGGAGCTGCACTTGGCGGTGGTCTGGAAATCGCGTTGTCAGCTCATTACCGCATCGCGCTGAATGATGCCAAGCTGGGGTTGCCCGAAGTACAACTGGGCCTAATGCCTGGTGCCGGCGGGACCGTGCGCACACCGCGCCTGATCGGTGCACAGGCGGCGCTGGACATGATGCTCAGTGGCCGCCATGTTAAGGCTAAGGAAGCCCTGTCGCTCGGCCTTGTGGATCGTCTTGCGGATGGCGAGGATGCCTTGGCGGCAGGTCTCGCCTACGCGCAGGAACTGCTGGTGCAGGGCGCCGCCATGTGTCGCACCAGCGAAGCCCAGGGATTGGCCGACCGTACCGCTGCACAGGCCGCCATCGACGCCGCTAAGGCCGATACAGCCAAAAAGTCGCGCAACCTATTCTCGCCGATGAAGATCGTCGATGCCGTGCAAGCCTCGCTGGACAAGCCTTTCGACGAGGCCCTGAAGCTGGAGCGCGAGGCCTTCCTCGCCTGCATCGAAAGCCCCCAGCGCGCTGGCCTGATCCATGCCTTCATTGCCGAGCGGGAAGTGACGAAGGTACCCGAGGCCAAGGCTTCGCAGCCACGTCAGCTGGAGCGCATCGGCATCGTCGGCGGTGGCACTATGGGAGCGGGCATTGCCGTATCAGCCCTCGATGCGGGCTTTCCGGTCGTGATGGTCGAGCGCGACCAGCTTGCCATCGAGCGTGGCCGCTCCAATGTTGAGAAGGTCTATGACGGCCTGATCGCCAAGGGTCGCATGACGTCGGAGGACAAGAATGCAGTGATGATTCGATACATTGGCAGTACTGACTACGGTGCCTTGTCTGACGTGGATCTGGTTATCGAGGCGGTGTTCGAGGACATCGAGGTCAAGAAGGCCGTGTTCAAGGAGCTGGACCGGGTGTGCAAGCCCGGCGCCGTACTGGCCACTAATACCTCGTACTTGGACATCGATACCATCGCCGCGAGCATCCAACGTCCGCAGGATGTGATTGGCCTGCATTTTTTCAGCCCGGCCAACATTATGAAGCTGCTGGAGATCGTGGTGCCTGCCAAGGTCAGCGCCGACGTGGTCGCCACGGCCTTCGCGCTGGCCAAGCGGCTCAAGAAGGTGCCCGTGCGTGCCGGCGTTTGTGACGGCTTCATCGGCAACCGCATCCTGGCCGTGTACCGGCAGGCGGCCGACTACATCCTGGAGGACGGCGCCAGCCCCTATGAGATCGACGAGGCCGTACGCGATTTTGGCTACCCGATGGGGCCCTTCCAGGTCTCGGACTTGGCCGGCGGCGACATCGGCTGGGCCGCACGCAAGCGCCGGGCTGCTACGCGCGATCCTAAAGCACGCTATGTAGAAATTGCCGACCGCATCTGTGAGCACGGCTGGTTCGGCCAGAAGACCGGTCGCGGCTGGTACCTCTACCCGCAGGGTGCGCGTGTCGGCCAGCCCGACCCCGAGGTGCTCGCCATCGTCGATGCCGAGCGTCAGAAGAAGGGTATCACGCCGCGACAGTTTACCGCCGAGGAGATCATGCGTCGCTACATGGCTGCCATGGTCAACGAGGGGGCCAAGGTGGTGGCTGAGGGCATTGCGTTGCGGCCGCTGGACGTAGACGTGACTTTCCTCTCTGGCTACGGTTTCCCGCGCCATCGCGGTGGCCCGATGCAGTACGCCGACATGGTGGGACTGCAGAAGATCCTTGATGACATCCGTACTTTCGCCAAGGAAGACCCGCTGTTCTGGGTACCAGCACCGCTGCTCGAAGAACTGGTGGCCGAAGGCAAGGACTTCTCTAGCCTGAACCAGCCCAAGGGTTGAACTTCACGAAAGTTGCTCCGCTTACCCTTGGACAGGGGGGGCGGTGTTCAATCAGAAACGTTCACTGATACCTAATATGCGCTTCGGCGCCGATCAGGCGTGCGCTCTGTGTATCGGCCTGCTCGAGATCTGTAGCACCACCGCTGCCGATGTAGTCACCACTGGTCAGGCCTATTCACTACAGGCAGGAATTGGTGTAGGAGGGATGCAGATCAACGACAACGGGGGCTTCGCCGCCCAACGCGCTATGGTGATGATTGCCAATCAACCGCCGCCCAAGGAACTCGTTGACCCCCGCGACTTCAGGTATCTTAATCTCCTCACACCAGAGTTTTATCATGCGGAATGCAATTCCATATTACGAACATAAAAGTAACACCTGTCCGATCCGCAAAATCATCCCGCACACAAAATCATATTATATTTATATATCAATAACTTAAAAAGAATATCTTAGAAATTGGGGCTCTGTTGCAAAAATCGTGAAGCTTGAGCATGCTTGGCGGAGATTGGACGGACGGAACGATGACGGATTTCAAGTGGCGCCATTTCCAGGGTGATGTGATCCTGTGGGCGGTGCGCTGGTATTGTCGCTATCCGATCAGCTATCGCGACCTTGAGGAAATGCTGGCGGAACGCGGCATTTCGGTCGACCATACGACGATCTATCGCTGGGTCCAGTGCTACGCCCCGGAGATGGAGAAGCGGCTGCGCTGGTTCTGGCGGCGTGGCTTTGATCCGAGCTGGCGCCTGGATGAAACCTACGTCAAGGTGCGGGGCAAGTGGACCTACCTGTACCGGGCAGTCGACAAGCGGGGCGACACGATCGATTTCTACCTGTCGCCGACCCGCAGCGCCAAGGCAGCGAAGCGGTTCCTGGGCAAGGCCCTGCGAGGCCTGAAGCACTGGGAAAAGCCTGCCACGCTCAATACCGACAAAGCGCCGAGCTATGGTGCAGCGATCACCGAATTGAAGCGCGAAGGAAAGCTGGACCGGGAGACGGCCCA
Coding sequences within:
- a CDS encoding 3-hydroxyacyl-CoA dehydrogenase NAD-binding domain-containing protein — encoded protein: MSDTPSAPAAIVLSTRHGDMLCITVNNPPVNAISSAIRHGLKEAVEAADVDDSVKAIVIVGEGANFVAGADIREFGQPPQPPSLPEVCNRIEACGKPVVAAIRGAALGGGLEIALSAHYRIALNDAKLGLPEVQLGLMPGAGGTVRTPRLIGAQAALDMMLSGRHVKAKEALSLGLVDRLADGEDALAAGLAYAQELLVQGAAMCRTSEAQGLADRTAAQAAIDAAKADTAKKSRNLFSPMKIVDAVQASLDKPFDEALKLEREAFLACIESPQRAGLIHAFIAEREVTKVPEAKASQPRQLERIGIVGGGTMGAGIAVSALDAGFPVVMVERDQLAIERGRSNVEKVYDGLIAKGRMTSEDKNAVMIRYIGSTDYGALSDVDLVIEAVFEDIEVKKAVFKELDRVCKPGAVLATNTSYLDIDTIAASIQRPQDVIGLHFFSPANIMKLLEIVVPAKVSADVVATAFALAKRLKKVPVRAGVCDGFIGNRILAVYRQAADYILEDGASPYEIDEAVRDFGYPMGPFQVSDLAGGDIGWAARKRRAATRDPKARYVEIADRICEHGWFGQKTGRGWYLYPQGARVGQPDPEVLAIVDAERQKKGITPRQFTAEEIMRRYMAAMVNEGAKVVAEGIALRPLDVDVTFLSGYGFPRHRGGPMQYADMVGLQKILDDIRTFAKEDPLFWVPAPLLEELVAEGKDFSSLNQPKG
- a CDS encoding aspartate aminotransferase family protein, whose amino-acid sequence is MNQSNLSLAEKDVQHQLHPYTDARLHQEVGPLIIDRGEGVYVFDDQGKRYIEAMSGLWSVALGFSNERLIKAAEQQLRKLPFYHIFTHKAHSPSIELAEKLIELAPVPMSKVFFTNSGSEANDTVVKMIWYRNNAIGKPAKKKFISRLNAYHGITTVSASLTGLPVNQRGFDVPLPGFLHVGCPHHYRHAKPDETEEQFADRLAAELESVILREGPETVAAFYGEPLMGAGGVIVPPRTYWDKIQAVCRKYDILVVADEVICGFSRTGKMFGCETFGIQPDVMVVSKQLSSSYQPIAAILINDKLFEGIADQSRAFGVLGHGFTGSGHPVASAVALENIKIIQEESLVEHAAEMGELLHAKLAHFADHPLVGEVRGRGLIAAVELVTDRKTKAPLETVGKMGRYLAGRAQEHGMITRPIGDSIAFCPPLISTAAEIQLVVDTFSRALEDTDHWLSQGVK
- the gabD gene encoding NADP-dependent succinate-semialdehyde dehydrogenase, which produces MPLNNSILFRQQAYIDGAWVDADNGQTIQVNNPATGEIIGTVPKMGASETRRAIEATDRALPAWRALTAKERAAKLQRWFELMMANQEELAHLMTLEQGKPLVESRGEIAYAASYIEWFAEEGKRVYGDIIPSHQPDKRLLTLKQPIGVTAAITPWNFPTAMITRKAGPALAAGCTMVIKPASQTPFSALAMAALAELAGIPRGVLSVVTGSAGEVGRELTSNPIVRKLSFTGSTEIGRQLMAECANDIKRVSLELGGNAPFIVFEDADLDAAVEGALVSKYRNAGQTCVCANRLYIHDSVYDAFTDKLKAAVAKLKVGNGLSDGITTGPLIDEKAVAKVEEHIKDAVALGAQVAAGGNRLNGNFFEPTILVNVPKNAKVAKEETFGPLAPLFRFTDENDVITQANDTEYGLAAYFYARDLGRVFRVGEALEYGIVGVNTGIISAETAPFGGIKASGIGREGSKYGIEDYLEIKYLCLGGI
- a CDS encoding IS6-like element IS6100 family transposase, with amino-acid sequence MTDFKWRHFQGDVILWAVRWYCRYPISYRDLEEMLAERGISVDHTTIYRWVQCYAPEMEKRLRWFWRRGFDPSWRLDETYVKVRGKWTYLYRAVDKRGDTIDFYLSPTRSAKAAKRFLGKALRGLKHWEKPATLNTDKAPSYGAAITELKREGKLDRETAHRQVKYLNNVIEADHGKLKILIKPVRGFKSIPTAYATIKGFEVMRALRKGQARPWCLQPGIRGEVRLVERAFGIGPSALTEAMGMLNHHFAAAA
- a CDS encoding IS6-like element IS6100 family transposase, with amino-acid sequence MTDFKWRHFQGDVILWAVRWYCRYPISYRDLEEMLAERGISVDHTTIYRWVQCYAPEMEKRLRWFWRRGFDPSWRLDETYVKVRGKWTYLYRAVDKRGDTIDFYLSPTRSAKAAKRFLGKALRGLKHWEKPATLNTDKAPSYGAAITELKREGKLDRETAHRQVKYLNNVIEADHGKLKILIKPVRGFKSIPTAYATIKGFEVMRALRKGQARPWCLQPGIRGEVRLVERAFGIGPSALTEAMGMLNHHFAAAA